In one window of Reinekea forsetii DNA:
- a CDS encoding nicotinate-nucleotide--dimethylbenzimidazole phosphoribosyltransferase, whose protein sequence is MPLSFTIVPVRSDAGDRLEAQIDALGLPPFSLGLLEGVVRKLASIQQTQDIELQQLRHLVFCADHGVYDRSHQSNISRLSSTDQVQRILTGRAPVAVACLQYQIELSVIDCGLNGAEIDPQPRLYSQKIAAGTRDISMLPAMTTAQMHQAVTLGSEHAALKMAEGARVLSFGALGQGNTTSAAALCVALLDLPPEVAVTNRSRLEPILFRDKVDVLTQALALHRQDLSDAWSTVRHLGGFEIAAIMGAMAMTAELGGMFLVDGFACSTALLALHRLYPQIIDYAQFSHQSSHIAQHAIMKHLGQRPLLSLNLALGEGTGSVLAWPLVLSAVNCLKA, encoded by the coding sequence ATGCCCTTGTCTTTTACCATTGTGCCGGTTCGCTCAGACGCCGGCGATCGCTTAGAGGCGCAGATTGATGCGTTGGGTCTGCCGCCCTTTTCACTCGGACTCTTGGAGGGTGTTGTGCGCAAACTGGCCAGCATTCAACAGACCCAGGACATTGAATTACAGCAGCTGCGACATCTGGTCTTTTGTGCCGACCACGGCGTATATGACCGCTCACATCAATCCAACATCAGTCGGCTGTCGTCTACCGACCAGGTTCAGCGGATATTGACTGGACGGGCGCCAGTGGCCGTCGCATGCCTTCAATATCAGATTGAGCTGTCGGTGATAGATTGTGGTTTAAACGGTGCTGAAATCGACCCTCAGCCGCGGCTTTATAGCCAAAAAATTGCTGCCGGTACCCGAGATATTTCGATGTTGCCGGCCATGACGACGGCACAAATGCATCAGGCGGTCACACTGGGCAGCGAGCATGCGGCGCTTAAGATGGCGGAAGGGGCCCGGGTGTTGTCCTTCGGCGCGTTGGGACAGGGCAACACCACCAGTGCTGCAGCGCTCTGCGTTGCGCTGTTGGACTTGCCACCGGAGGTTGCCGTGACCAACCGAAGTCGCCTCGAGCCGATCTTATTCCGCGATAAGGTCGATGTCCTGACCCAGGCGCTGGCCTTACATCGCCAGGACCTGAGCGATGCTTGGTCCACCGTTCGCCATCTGGGCGGCTTTGAAATAGCCGCGATAATGGGCGCTATGGCGATGACGGCGGAACTGGGTGGGATGTTCTTGGTTGACGGTTTTGCCTGTTCTACAGCCCTGCTGGCCCTGCATCGCCTCTACCCGCAGATCATCGACTATGCCCAATTCAGCCATCAGTCATCCCATATTGCTCAGCACGCCATTATGAAACATTTGGGTCAACGGCCCTTGCTGAGCCTTAATCTGGCCCTGGGTGAGGGCACGGGTTCGGTTTTGGCTTGGCCATTGGTGCTTTCTGCGGTTAACTGCTTAAAGGCGTAA
- a CDS encoding helix-turn-helix domain-containing protein yields the protein MTLHSHLSKEEKSDPSATFAARLRILVAESSVSAFARKVGLSESLIRKYLNGTEPSLSRADLIARRVNVSLEWLATGCGYQYRQAEVVDEAALMVANQIAQQLLSADARELDETQGLTLLVSIYQFLRAHKKTDGYLDEPGARQFAVHALASIQATEPL from the coding sequence ATGACGCTGCACTCACATTTGTCAAAAGAAGAAAAGTCGGACCCGAGTGCAACCTTTGCGGCGCGGCTGCGGATCCTGGTAGCGGAAAGTTCGGTGTCAGCCTTTGCCCGCAAGGTGGGCCTGAGCGAGAGTTTGATTCGTAAATATCTCAATGGGACTGAACCAAGCCTGTCACGCGCCGATCTGATCGCGCGTCGGGTTAATGTCAGCCTGGAATGGTTAGCCACCGGCTGTGGCTATCAATATCGCCAAGCGGAGGTCGTAGATGAGGCAGCCTTGATGGTCGCCAACCAGATCGCCCAGCAGCTTCTAAGTGCCGATGCCCGCGAACTCGACGAGACGCAAGGCTTAACCTTGCTGGTTTCGATTTACCAGTTTTTACGCGCCCACAAAAAAACCGATGGTTATCTAGATGAACCCGGTGCACGGCAATTCGCCGTGCATGCGCTGGCCTCGATACAGGCGACCGAGCCTCTATAG
- a CDS encoding GGDEF domain-containing protein, which yields MMSGFFQNSTQPVTLFLENPALAKGQSATDPYDLKISLDSSAQHLPFEPFVSIIRFALQQADADMEQVLELPNLFTVLKPVLRSFVLDQEPAQREPLNTDELSYEQIEVQKALAYLLEHCFARPVTIAVTHAQYLSPSALKLLQQEDYRFTAKIHLHLYLSTMAFTHLKNIQGFVQQIKRRHITVPDKAGGSIKSRQHYHVELQSAQMWRHLEFAQALYCPDEILTLADRIQAEPHLVLEDKAAILSARMFAWILTNDPERCHIHMQELQQINLEALAVPSGLATLSAICVGYLCLQDFPAATKAAHNLRFYAHQQHQAQQQLLAEFYIFLSVCMDGQLDLDAERLEQLERALSQQGWPNLAAFVKCSLWFNEVLLAEQPERLISLCLAAVRDFKQLHNLIGQSTAHHHICIVLGSNGRPKEAVSHIQKALNLTKQCGLSVRIHNTLNGLSFLLNGLGQSGPARKAIEAAYPLVLADGNFDQICTTLYNLALTAFYADHLQSTISLLDDIFLIMEYRNMSGIRFLNKEEMLALQAIAAYLDGDRRLPLAIHQQLRQTQTRSHEGEAFIRCIGLITQDLDVDQAEDLFATLSDRLGRLGKNMHLELLPVRLLVVYLRDLNEPGRAKAWARIGIKQCRANHLHSRVGWFREGRRQPLMQTTVDARQAINLAQRQLGIDALKLENGLLHTLVAFSDSAIRSSTLEELLDAFLQNLQNFITVHSSTIQLTLSDGQELNRKITKGNVLDQRIGLEVLQYPLQFIGGTGQLRLSFFNDLASYSQDARAIMQKICERLSRSVEYILDRLDSHRLAYHDALTGVYNRIAFSEDIQRLLTPGSVSTLCLAFIDLDNFKSVNDTHGHWVGDEYLKAFCADLTARIRSADHLYRLGGDEFLVCFQDLHLGETEAILYRFIDTFFQPEALQKIGVNPDLGLGCSVGLVEYHPEATRQLSEEQLMQKVDSLMYQAKRSRDRCIASQTL from the coding sequence ATGATGTCTGGTTTCTTTCAGAATTCGACCCAACCGGTCACCCTCTTCTTGGAAAACCCGGCCCTAGCTAAGGGCCAAAGCGCAACCGATCCCTACGATTTAAAGATCAGCCTCGACTCCAGTGCACAGCATCTGCCCTTTGAACCCTTTGTGTCCATTATCCGGTTTGCGCTGCAACAGGCCGACGCCGATATGGAGCAGGTGCTTGAACTGCCCAACCTTTTTACGGTATTGAAACCGGTGCTACGCAGCTTTGTCCTCGATCAGGAACCGGCGCAGCGTGAACCCCTGAATACCGATGAGCTCTCCTACGAGCAGATCGAGGTGCAAAAAGCCTTGGCCTACCTGCTCGAGCACTGCTTCGCTCGGCCGGTCACCATTGCGGTCACCCACGCCCAATACCTATCGCCCTCCGCGCTGAAATTATTACAACAAGAAGACTATCGATTTACCGCCAAGATCCACCTCCATCTGTATTTGTCGACCATGGCCTTTACACATTTAAAAAACATCCAAGGTTTTGTACAGCAGATTAAGCGCCGCCATATAACGGTGCCTGACAAGGCTGGCGGCTCTATTAAGAGCCGCCAGCATTACCATGTAGAACTCCAGAGCGCTCAGATGTGGCGGCATCTAGAGTTCGCGCAAGCACTATACTGCCCCGATGAAATTTTGACCTTGGCCGATCGCATCCAGGCTGAGCCACATCTGGTACTCGAAGACAAGGCGGCTATTCTCAGTGCTAGAATGTTTGCCTGGATTCTGACCAATGATCCCGAACGCTGCCATATCCATATGCAGGAGTTGCAACAAATCAATTTGGAGGCCTTAGCGGTGCCGTCCGGTCTCGCGACTCTGTCGGCCATCTGTGTCGGATATCTGTGCTTGCAGGACTTCCCAGCTGCCACCAAGGCCGCTCACAACCTCAGGTTCTATGCGCACCAGCAGCACCAGGCACAGCAGCAGCTGCTCGCCGAGTTTTATATTTTTCTCAGTGTCTGCATGGACGGCCAACTCGACCTGGACGCCGAACGGCTAGAGCAGTTGGAACGGGCGCTGAGCCAGCAGGGCTGGCCTAATTTGGCGGCCTTCGTGAAATGCTCTCTGTGGTTCAATGAGGTCTTGCTGGCGGAGCAGCCGGAGCGGTTGATCAGCCTGTGTTTGGCGGCCGTTCGGGACTTTAAACAGCTACACAACCTGATTGGCCAGTCCACGGCGCATCATCATATCTGTATCGTGCTTGGCTCCAACGGCAGGCCGAAGGAGGCCGTGTCGCATATCCAAAAGGCGCTAAACCTCACCAAGCAATGCGGCCTATCAGTGCGCATCCACAATACGCTCAACGGCCTGTCCTTCTTGCTTAACGGTTTGGGACAAAGCGGTCCCGCGCGCAAGGCCATCGAGGCGGCCTATCCCTTGGTTTTGGCCGATGGTAATTTCGATCAAATTTGTACCACCCTCTACAATTTGGCACTAACCGCCTTCTATGCCGATCATCTGCAGAGCACCATCTCACTATTAGACGATATATTTTTGATAATGGAATATCGCAATATGAGTGGCATTCGGTTCTTAAACAAGGAGGAGATGTTGGCCCTGCAGGCCATAGCGGCCTACCTAGATGGCGACCGACGACTGCCCTTGGCCATTCATCAGCAGCTGCGCCAAACCCAAACGCGATCGCATGAGGGAGAAGCCTTTATTCGCTGTATCGGCCTGATCACACAAGATTTGGACGTCGATCAGGCCGAAGATCTGTTTGCCACCCTGTCCGACCGACTTGGCAGGTTGGGTAAAAATATGCATTTGGAACTCTTACCCGTGCGCCTGCTGGTGGTTTATCTGCGTGATCTCAATGAACCGGGCCGGGCCAAAGCCTGGGCTCGTATTGGGATAAAACAATGCCGTGCCAACCATCTGCACAGCCGAGTAGGTTGGTTTAGAGAGGGCCGCCGACAACCCTTGATGCAGACCACCGTTGACGCCCGCCAGGCGATCAATCTGGCGCAGCGTCAGCTAGGCATCGATGCCCTAAAGCTGGAAAATGGTTTATTGCATACCCTGGTGGCCTTTAGCGATTCGGCCATACGCAGCTCAACGTTGGAGGAGCTACTGGACGCCTTTCTGCAAAATTTGCAGAATTTCATCACCGTTCACAGCTCGACGATACAACTGACCCTCAGTGACGGGCAAGAGTTGAACCGGAAAATCACCAAGGGTAACGTCCTGGACCAGCGCATTGGCCTAGAGGTTTTACAGTATCCCCTGCAGTTTATCGGTGGCACTGGTCAGTTACGCTTGAGTTTTTTTAACGACCTGGCCAGCTATTCTCAAGATGCACGCGCCATTATGCAAAAAATTTGTGAGCGCCTATCGCGTTCGGTCGAGTATATACTCGATCGCTTGGATTCCCATCGTCTGGCCTATCACGATGCGCTCACCGGTGTGTACAACCGCATCGCCTTTAGCGAAGATATACAGCGCCTACTGACGCCCGGGAGTGTCAGCACACTGTGCCTAGCCTTTATCGATTTGGATAACTTTAAGTCGGTCAATGACACCCACGGCCATTGGGTCGGGGATGAATATCTGAAGGCCTTTTGCGCGGATTTGACGGCTCGGATCCGCTCAGCAGATCACCTCTATCGTTTGGGCGGGGATGAATTTTTGGTGTGTTTTCAAGACCTCCATCTGGGCGAGACCGAAGCCATTTTATATCGCTTTATCGACACTTTTTTTCAACCCGAGGCATTGCAGAAGATCGGCGTTAACCCTGACCTGGGCTTGGGCTGTTCGGTCGGCCTGGTGGAGTACCACCCCGAGGCAACGCGGCAACTGAGCGAAGAACAACTGATGCAGAAGGTGGACAGCCTGATGTATCAGGCCAAACGCTCGCGCGATCGGTGCATTGCCAGCCAAACCCTATAG
- a CDS encoding ROK family transcriptional regulator — protein sequence MNLENPQLRNAGTNQTGMRQYNERRILAIIRETRGITKADIAKATNLTPQTATIIINRLEEQDLLLAGEKRRGGKGQPSTPYRLNPDGALSIGIKIGRSSLEVLLVGFTGEVRSRLSYNYAFPEPKEVFYHIKRSLDHILGSLTAEQHTKVLGIGVAAPYSMDGWAGELKGPIEARKSWANINIRAEIAALTTIPTTLTNDATAACIAELTFGNPHKWQSFLYFYVGTFIGGGLVLNNQIYAGHNTNAGAMGSIPLSSSKQLIADASLYHLDQELSQLGLAKIFLEGASEINPETWLVYTRWADKAALAIAYAIASGCAFVDPEGVIIDGRIPAKATTYLVDAIRHACHTDNWEGLSKPTIICGNIGFDARALGGALLPIYSTFAPDSDAYLKATS from the coding sequence ATGAATTTGGAAAACCCCCAATTGCGCAATGCTGGCACGAATCAGACCGGCATGCGCCAATATAATGAGCGGCGCATTCTGGCCATTATTCGTGAAACCCGGGGGATAACCAAAGCCGACATTGCCAAAGCAACCAACCTCACGCCACAAACAGCCACGATAATAATCAATCGGCTGGAAGAACAAGATTTATTACTGGCAGGAGAAAAGCGTCGCGGTGGCAAAGGCCAACCCTCTACGCCTTATCGGCTCAATCCAGATGGTGCGTTAAGCATAGGCATCAAAATTGGTCGCAGTTCGTTGGAAGTATTATTGGTTGGCTTTACCGGAGAGGTGCGCTCACGTTTATCTTACAATTATGCTTTTCCAGAGCCCAAGGAAGTTTTTTACCATATTAAACGGAGCTTGGATCATATACTTGGCAGCCTCACCGCTGAACAACATACAAAGGTTCTTGGCATTGGCGTGGCGGCGCCCTATTCGATGGATGGCTGGGCGGGAGAGCTTAAAGGCCCGATAGAAGCGCGCAAATCGTGGGCCAACATCAATATTCGCGCAGAGATTGCGGCACTCACTACGATTCCAACCACACTCACCAATGACGCTACCGCAGCTTGCATTGCCGAGCTAACCTTTGGCAACCCGCATAAGTGGCAGAGCTTTTTATATTTTTATGTCGGTACATTTATCGGTGGTGGCTTGGTCTTAAATAACCAAATATACGCAGGGCATAACACCAATGCTGGCGCTATGGGTTCCATACCCCTGAGCAGCAGTAAACAGCTCATCGCAGACGCCTCCCTGTATCACCTAGACCAGGAACTCAGCCAGCTAGGACTGGCCAAGATCTTTCTTGAGGGCGCCAGTGAAATAAACCCAGAAACATGGCTGGTTTATACCCGCTGGGCAGACAAAGCGGCTTTGGCCATTGCCTATGCAATCGCCTCTGGCTGTGCCTTTGTTGATCCAGAAGGTGTGATTATCGATGGCCGCATCCCGGCAAAAGCCACCACTTACCTGGTCGACGCAATTCGCCATGCTTGCCATACTGACAATTGGGAAGGGCTGTCTAAACCCACCATAATATGCGGAAACATTGGTTTTGATGCACGAGCCTTGGGTGGCGCGTTACTACCTATATACTCCACCTTTGCACCAGACAGTGATGCTTATTTAAAAGCCACTAGTTAA
- a CDS encoding ATP-binding cassette domain-containing protein — translation MTHPVLEISGLTKHYGGVHALNDADFILAPGEHVAIVGDNGAGKSTFVRNLTGVERRTRGSVKFYGEEVDFASPLEARDAGIETVYQNLALADELDVPTNIFLGRELTKFDFGPFSWMDKKAMLAESQELLQKTGVKIPDLSQSLRGMSGGQRQCVAISRAAGWGDKLIIMDEPTAALGIQESTRVENIIRGLKEKGTPLILISHNLRQVFNLVDRIIVFRQGRIVGDKLTAETDGNEIVSMITGVDQVVHKDASYI, via the coding sequence ATGACCCATCCCGTTTTAGAGATTAGCGGCCTTACCAAACACTATGGCGGCGTGCATGCCCTCAACGATGCTGATTTTATCTTAGCGCCCGGCGAGCATGTGGCCATCGTAGGTGATAATGGTGCCGGAAAATCCACTTTTGTGCGTAACCTTACCGGTGTTGAACGGCGTACCCGCGGCAGCGTAAAATTCTACGGTGAAGAAGTTGACTTTGCTTCACCCTTAGAAGCGCGTGATGCAGGCATCGAAACGGTCTACCAAAATCTGGCACTGGCTGACGAATTGGATGTACCAACCAATATATTTTTAGGCCGAGAACTCACCAAGTTCGACTTTGGTCCATTTAGCTGGATGGACAAAAAGGCTATGTTGGCGGAGTCTCAAGAGCTATTACAAAAAACAGGTGTTAAGATTCCTGATCTTAGCCAATCTTTAAGAGGCATGTCTGGCGGACAGCGCCAATGTGTCGCAATTAGCCGCGCAGCGGGATGGGGCGATAAGCTCATCATTATGGATGAACCCACTGCCGCCTTAGGTATTCAAGAATCGACCCGCGTGGAAAACATCATTCGTGGCTTGAAAGAGAAGGGCACACCCCTGATTCTGATTAGCCACAATTTACGCCAAGTATTTAATTTAGTTGACCGAATTATTGTTTTTCGCCAAGGGCGAATTGTTGGCGATAAATTGACCGCTGAAACAGATGGCAATGAAATTGTATCCATGATCACGGGTGTTGATCAGGTTGTTCACAAAGACGCGAGTTACATATAA
- a CDS encoding sugar ABC transporter substrate-binding protein, translating to MMSMKMNKLIGAIAASALLSGAVYAESIGYITKSATNSGWMMINQGAADAAKEAGVDLITVGPTFQGDLSSQLEVFENLLAQGIKAIAIAPVDSSGIAPAVKDAMDAGVAVVAIDTGVNGAAVTSFVATDNYAVAKVQGAYAATLVNDGDAIVYVTGNQAQSTGQERRNGFTEAFKTARPNSEILEVPTEWNSAQAQEGVEAILNARNDIKMVANAWDGGTMGAKAAMENLGLSAGDVLLVGFDGATDAVEAMEAGWVHADTAQMLYQMGYQGIKAAVDASNGKTVSARIDTGFFLVTPTTAQAYKDLVGIK from the coding sequence ATGATGAGCATGAAAATGAATAAATTAATTGGCGCAATCGCCGCAAGCGCTTTGTTGTCTGGCGCAGTCTATGCAGAGTCTATTGGTTATATTACCAAGTCAGCGACTAACTCTGGTTGGATGATGATTAACCAGGGCGCGGCTGATGCAGCGAAAGAGGCAGGCGTTGACCTTATAACAGTAGGACCTACTTTCCAGGGTGACCTGTCTAGTCAGCTAGAAGTGTTTGAAAACCTGTTGGCTCAAGGCATTAAAGCCATTGCCATTGCACCTGTTGATTCCTCAGGCATTGCGCCTGCAGTAAAAGATGCCATGGACGCTGGTGTGGCTGTTGTGGCCATCGACACGGGTGTAAACGGCGCGGCTGTAACGTCATTCGTTGCCACCGATAACTATGCTGTTGCCAAGGTTCAAGGCGCTTATGCCGCTACGTTAGTAAATGATGGCGATGCTATTGTTTATGTAACGGGTAACCAAGCTCAAAGCACGGGTCAAGAGCGCCGTAATGGCTTCACCGAAGCATTCAAAACAGCGCGTCCAAACAGTGAAATTTTAGAAGTACCGACTGAATGGAACTCTGCCCAAGCTCAAGAAGGCGTTGAAGCTATTCTCAATGCGCGTAACGATATTAAGATGGTCGCAAACGCATGGGATGGCGGCACTATGGGCGCTAAAGCTGCAATGGAAAACCTAGGCTTGTCTGCTGGTGACGTGTTGCTGGTTGGTTTTGATGGCGCAACCGATGCCGTTGAAGCAATGGAAGCTGGTTGGGTACATGCCGATACAGCGCAGATGTTGTATCAAATGGGTTATCAAGGCATTAAAGCGGCTGTTGATGCATCAAACGGAAAAACAGTATCTGCCCGTATCGATACTGGTTTCTTCTTGGTAACACCTACGACTGCTCAAGCTTACAAAGACCTGGTTGGTATTAAGTAA
- a CDS encoding ABC transporter permease has product MNVLSLQDKAITHLVSFFRKEWSGALLAILILSIAIEMVTSGKPFFHPTNIMTILNNSAAIGVVAGGMTLVILAAGIDLSVGAVMGMVAAVTGYIASYWGLPPGIAIFCGLALGGLIGAIHGSLIAYLGMPAFIVTLAGLSVWRGSAHLSTGAQATPKLPATFDLFGRYNPFAGLREQFQAGELSGLMESLGGFVDANWMGFFRTFQMSMIIFIVFFILLAVVVSNMRLGRYIYAIGSNEQGSRQAGINTRLYTLYTYVLCSMGAAFGALLFLGRAPYAKSDYGQMWELNAIAAVVIGGTSLFGGRGTVIGTFMGVVLIKLINNGLTLAQLETFWQMVVTGLIILVAVGIDIVRQSKSAVKVQQMLGVVAIVLALFAALTPLSALISSLISLHEHNSMVAMQQAGANMVSYHYVRLLDEVGVHNLHTIISGTWMISLALLALVAGAVVTVVKLHKTLSFAMGGIFVVSALALIASDMAAAAPLLILGAFAMAGLPTVPYMFERARALDSANG; this is encoded by the coding sequence ATGAACGTGTTGAGTTTACAAGATAAAGCAATAACCCACCTAGTTTCTTTCTTTCGCAAAGAATGGTCTGGGGCTCTATTAGCTATATTGATTTTATCCATTGCGATTGAAATGGTAACGTCTGGAAAACCATTTTTTCACCCTACAAATATCATGACCATTCTCAATAACTCTGCAGCAATTGGCGTCGTGGCGGGTGGCATGACATTAGTGATATTGGCCGCTGGAATCGATCTATCCGTTGGCGCAGTAATGGGTATGGTTGCTGCGGTAACAGGTTATATAGCCAGTTACTGGGGACTGCCACCCGGTATAGCAATTTTTTGCGGCTTGGCTTTAGGTGGCTTGATTGGAGCAATACATGGCTCATTAATCGCCTATTTAGGCATGCCGGCATTTATCGTCACCCTAGCAGGACTTTCGGTCTGGCGAGGCAGTGCTCACCTGTCTACAGGCGCTCAGGCAACACCAAAATTACCAGCTACTTTTGACCTGTTTGGTCGATACAACCCGTTTGCCGGATTGCGCGAACAGTTTCAAGCTGGTGAGCTTTCGGGCCTAATGGAGTCGCTTGGCGGGTTTGTGGATGCCAATTGGATGGGCTTCTTTCGCACATTTCAGATGAGCATGATCATCTTCATCGTATTTTTTATTCTGCTAGCTGTAGTCGTTTCCAATATGAGATTGGGGCGATACATCTATGCTATCGGCAGTAATGAACAAGGCTCTCGGCAAGCGGGCATCAACACCCGATTGTATACGTTATACACCTATGTCCTCTGTTCTATGGGCGCAGCCTTCGGTGCATTGTTGTTTCTCGGTCGCGCACCTTACGCCAAGTCAGATTATGGGCAAATGTGGGAGCTAAATGCCATCGCCGCGGTCGTCATTGGCGGCACGTCACTGTTTGGTGGGCGAGGCACCGTGATTGGTACCTTTATGGGCGTGGTGCTTATTAAGCTCATTAACAATGGCCTGACCTTGGCTCAGCTTGAAACCTTCTGGCAGATGGTGGTAACCGGCCTTATTATTTTAGTTGCTGTGGGTATCGACATTGTCCGGCAGTCAAAATCCGCTGTTAAGGTACAACAGATGTTGGGTGTGGTGGCGATCGTGTTGGCTCTGTTCGCAGCCCTGACACCATTGTCTGCGTTGATTAGCTCGCTGATTAGTCTACATGAGCACAATTCGATGGTCGCCATGCAGCAAGCTGGGGCCAATATGGTGTCCTACCACTATGTAAGGTTGTTAGATGAAGTTGGTGTGCACAATCTACACACCATTATTTCAGGCACCTGGATGATAAGCCTTGCGCTGCTGGCTTTAGTGGCCGGTGCGGTGGTGACGGTGGTTAAATTACACAAAACCCTGTCCTTTGCCATGGGCGGTATTTTTGTCGTATCAGCACTGGCACTGATTGCTTCCGATATGGCCGCAGCCGCACCACTGCTGATTTTAGGCGCGTTTGCAATGGCGGGTCTGCCTACAGTGCCCTATATGTTTGAACGAGCCAGAGCGTTAGATAGCGCCAACGGCTGA
- a CDS encoding PAS domain-containing protein: MPQTLKSPLPIAKPSLPYKSPLLMLVSVGFCAGLFLMASVWLFNAKLGLASSILTMVMALISLVFLLIALRVYAHITLLLAQNDQKHLQNALIQAKDMLDTSKQLRDDHIILQSLVQNLPFPVWLKDRLGRYLVANHAFVQQWANGQEPKGKTDADLLNAQLVSTFVAADEAALATGMAQKLDLRLDFSGQAAKWVRIERYPLQGEDQQAVGVLGFAIDISPFKAGLNDNSAGFKTPPHPEQQ, from the coding sequence ATGCCTCAAACGCTCAAATCCCCCCTGCCAATCGCCAAACCGAGCCTGCCCTATAAGAGCCCGCTGCTAATGCTGGTGTCCGTCGGTTTTTGTGCGGGCCTGTTTCTAATGGCAAGCGTCTGGTTGTTCAACGCTAAGTTGGGCCTAGCCAGCAGCATATTGACCATGGTGATGGCGCTGATCAGCCTGGTCTTTTTACTGATTGCGCTCAGGGTGTACGCCCACATCACCCTGTTACTGGCGCAAAACGATCAAAAACACTTACAAAATGCCCTGATCCAGGCCAAGGATATGCTCGACACCAGCAAGCAACTGCGCGACGACCACATTATTCTTCAGTCCCTAGTGCAAAACCTGCCTTTTCCCGTTTGGCTTAAAGATCGGCTTGGACGATATCTGGTCGCCAACCATGCCTTTGTTCAGCAATGGGCTAATGGCCAAGAACCAAAGGGTAAGACCGATGCCGACCTACTCAATGCCCAATTGGTGAGCACCTTTGTGGCTGCCGATGAGGCGGCTCTGGCCACCGGCATGGCGCAGAAACTTGACCTGCGCTTGGACTTCAGCGGCCAAGCAGCAAAATGGGTACGCATCGAACGCTATCCATTACAGGGTGAAGATCAACAAGCCGTGGGGGTCTTGGGCTTCGCCATCGACATTTCACCCTTTAAGGCAGGCCTCAACGACAACTCCGCTGGGTTTAAGACGCCCCCTCACCCGGAGCAGCAGTAA